One window of the Desulfobotulus mexicanus genome contains the following:
- a CDS encoding phosphotransferase family protein, translating to MSIQDEATQVRSGEELDLKKLSVYLKDQIPHLSENLEIQQFPSGFSNLTYLLHSGDKEMVLRRPPFGKKAKTAHDMGREYRILKALRPVFPYCPEPLCFCEDPDIMGCDFYVMQRIPGIILRKELPRGFSLPPSQASKLCENLVSVHADLHNLDIRDAGLENFGKPEGYVKRQLEGWSRRFRDARTPDVPAFEEVMAWLEEKQPGDTDRPSIIHNDFKFDNVVLNPNDPTEIIGILDWEMATLGDPLMDLGASMAYWINKTDPDYLQHTRLMPTTLEGMMTREEVVAAYAEKTGRKIHNFDFYYVFGLFRLSVIAQQIYYRFYHGQTKDQRFAFLVHAVGFFEKACKDVMDKKY from the coding sequence ATGTCCATTCAGGATGAAGCCACGCAGGTGCGTTCCGGCGAGGAGCTTGATCTGAAAAAACTTTCCGTTTACCTGAAAGATCAGATTCCTCACCTTTCAGAAAATTTGGAAATTCAGCAGTTTCCCAGCGGATTTTCAAACCTGACCTACCTTCTCCATTCCGGAGACAAAGAAATGGTCCTGCGCCGTCCGCCCTTTGGTAAAAAGGCGAAAACGGCCCATGATATGGGCAGGGAATACAGAATTCTAAAAGCCCTGCGACCGGTTTTTCCCTATTGCCCGGAACCCCTCTGCTTTTGTGAAGATCCGGACATCATGGGATGTGACTTTTATGTGATGCAGAGAATTCCCGGTATCATTTTACGAAAGGAACTTCCTCGAGGTTTCAGCCTCCCGCCATCCCAGGCCTCAAAGCTCTGTGAGAATCTCGTATCCGTCCATGCCGACCTCCATAACCTTGACATCCGGGATGCAGGACTTGAAAATTTCGGAAAACCGGAAGGCTATGTAAAAAGACAGCTGGAGGGCTGGTCCCGCAGATTCCGTGATGCCCGTACACCTGATGTTCCGGCCTTTGAGGAAGTTATGGCATGGCTGGAGGAAAAACAGCCCGGAGATACGGACAGACCCTCAATCATCCATAATGACTTCAAGTTTGACAATGTTGTTCTGAATCCCAATGATCCCACGGAGATCATCGGCATTCTGGACTGGGAAATGGCCACCCTCGGCGATCCCCTAATGGACCTTGGCGCATCCATGGCCTACTGGATCAATAAAACAGACCCGGACTACCTGCAGCATACCCGACTGATGCCCACCACCCTTGAGGGTATGATGACACGGGAAGAGGTTGTGGCTGCCTATGCCGAAAAAACAGGCAGAAAAATCCATAATTTCGATTTTTACTATGTCTTCGGGCTTTTCCGTCTGTCCGTGATTGCCCAGCAGATCTACTATCGTTTTTACCATGGGCAGACTAAAGATCAGCGTTTTGCCTTTCTTGTTCATGCCGTTGGTTTTTTTGAAAAGGCATGCAAGGATGTCATGGATAAAAAATACTGA
- a CDS encoding TetR/AcrR family transcriptional regulator codes for MNFESFKTKHDTSMERVCRELFRSGSDSIRIKKEETAVKNLMAILEAALNLSVKKGFDAMSLRDLQAESGLSMGCLYSYFPGKEALLHIMQDQGRKFVMGIMAEALEEPAPPEEKLEMAIRTHIYLSENMQKWFYFSYMETKNMGRDEAKKAIESELLTESIFRDILEEGEKAGVFSFEDANLTAAMIKAMLQDWYLKRWKYKNRQIHVDEYANFLIRFIRKALVQP; via the coding sequence ATGAATTTCGAATCCTTTAAAACTAAACACGACACATCCATGGAGAGGGTGTGTCGGGAGCTCTTCCGGTCCGGAAGTGATTCCATACGGATCAAAAAAGAAGAAACCGCCGTTAAAAATCTCATGGCTATTCTGGAAGCAGCATTGAATCTTTCAGTAAAAAAAGGTTTTGATGCCATGAGTCTGCGGGATCTTCAGGCAGAATCCGGTCTGAGCATGGGCTGCCTCTACTCCTATTTCCCCGGCAAGGAGGCCCTGCTCCACATCATGCAGGATCAGGGGCGGAAATTTGTAATGGGGATTATGGCCGAAGCACTGGAAGAGCCAGCCCCTCCTGAAGAAAAACTGGAAATGGCCATCCGCACCCACATTTACCTGAGCGAAAACATGCAGAAATGGTTTTATTTTTCATATATGGAAACCAAAAATATGGGACGGGATGAAGCCAAAAAAGCCATTGAGAGCGAACTTCTTACGGAATCCATTTTTAGAGATATTCTGGAAGAAGGAGAAAAAGCAGGGGTCTTTTCCTTTGAGGATGCCAACCTGACCGCTGCCATGATCAAGGCCATGCTCCAGGACTGGTATCTCAAGCGCTGGAAATATAAAAATAGACAGATCCATGTGGATGAGTATGCAAACTTTCTCATCCGTTTTATCAGAAAAGCCCTGGTGCAGCCCTGA
- a CDS encoding acyl-CoA dehydrogenase family protein, translated as MDFTVSDKMQTILKMINEFVEKELFPLEKEFVKKDFHELLPLIREKQKMVKEMELWAPIYPPELGGMGLSMVDHAMVSEALGRSPLGHFVFWCQAPDAGNAEILHMYGTKEQNERWLAPLVKGDIRSCFGMTEPDMPGSNPVMLGTTAVRDGSDYIINGHKWYTTAADGSQFCIVMAVTNPEAPTYAQASMIIVPTDTPGFNLVRNIPVMGHEGTDYASHGEILLQNCRVPAENLLGEEGHGFIMAQDRLGPGRIHHCMRWLGICHRSFDLMCQRANFRKITRDDQTLASRHIVQQWVAESAAEIQSARLMTLHAAWCIDQVGAAKARDEISAIKFYVAGIMQKVIDRALQVHGGLGMTDDTILAYFFRHERAARIYDGADEVHKTAMARRILKRYL; from the coding sequence ATGGATTTTACAGTTTCCGACAAAATGCAGACTATTTTAAAAATGATCAATGAATTTGTGGAGAAAGAGCTTTTCCCTCTGGAAAAGGAATTTGTAAAAAAAGATTTCCATGAACTGCTCCCGCTTATCCGTGAAAAGCAGAAAATGGTCAAGGAAATGGAACTCTGGGCTCCCATCTATCCACCGGAACTGGGTGGTATGGGACTTTCCATGGTGGACCATGCCATGGTTTCCGAAGCCCTTGGCCGCTCCCCCCTCGGTCACTTTGTTTTCTGGTGCCAGGCCCCGGATGCGGGTAATGCGGAAATCCTTCACATGTATGGCACTAAAGAGCAGAATGAACGCTGGCTGGCTCCTCTGGTAAAGGGAGACATCCGGAGCTGCTTCGGCATGACCGAACCGGATATGCCAGGCTCCAACCCCGTCATGCTGGGAACAACGGCTGTCAGGGATGGCAGTGATTACATAATCAACGGCCACAAATGGTACACAACGGCCGCAGACGGTTCCCAGTTCTGCATTGTCATGGCCGTAACCAACCCCGAAGCCCCCACCTATGCCCAGGCCAGTATGATTATCGTGCCCACGGACACCCCCGGCTTCAATCTGGTACGCAACATTCCCGTCATGGGCCATGAGGGGACGGATTACGCCAGCCACGGAGAAATCCTGCTGCAAAACTGCAGGGTTCCTGCAGAAAATCTTCTGGGGGAGGAAGGACATGGTTTTATCATGGCCCAGGACAGGCTGGGACCGGGCCGGATCCACCATTGCATGCGCTGGCTGGGCATCTGCCACAGATCCTTTGATCTGATGTGCCAGAGGGCAAACTTCAGAAAAATCACCAGAGATGACCAGACCCTTGCCTCCCGTCATATTGTCCAGCAGTGGGTGGCGGAATCCGCAGCGGAAATTCAGTCGGCCCGCCTCATGACCCTCCATGCGGCATGGTGTATTGATCAGGTGGGGGCAGCCAAAGCAAGGGATGAAATATCCGCCATCAAATTTTACGTGGCCGGTATCATGCAGAAGGTTATTGACCGTGCCCTGCAGGTTCATGGGGGACTGGGGATGACCGATGACACCATCCTTGCCTACTTCTTCCGCCATGAACGGGCAGCCCGTATTTATGATGGTGCGGATGAGGTTCATAAAACAGCCATGGCCAGAAGAATTCTGAAACGGTACCTCTGA
- a CDS encoding histidine phosphatase family protein: MGMLYLIRHGQASFGEACYDRLSPTGEIQAALLADYFKKTNSIFDEIFSGNLSRQKKTAQILMQEMPDNIHATQLIQTPAFDEYDSEGVFREILPEILSENEKAASDFQNIIQDKGAFQRILSGLLDRWMHMEEGEYPLESWHEFRERVRRGILDLDLQGKKKILIVTSGGVIATCMHLFLEIPPKKAMDLSWQCMNSSMSIWIAKEKDFRLHAWNHAPHLEICGRQDWITYR, translated from the coding sequence ATGGGCATGCTCTACCTTATCCGCCACGGACAGGCCTCCTTTGGAGAAGCTTGCTATGACAGACTTTCTCCCACAGGAGAAATTCAAGCAGCCCTTCTGGCTGACTACTTCAAAAAAACGAACTCAATTTTTGATGAAATCTTTTCAGGAAATCTCTCCCGTCAGAAAAAAACTGCGCAGATACTCATGCAAGAAATGCCAGACAATATCCATGCAACACAGCTCATACAAACACCCGCATTTGATGAGTACGATTCCGAAGGCGTTTTCCGGGAAATTCTTCCGGAAATACTTTCGGAAAATGAGAAAGCAGCCTCGGATTTTCAAAATATCATTCAGGATAAAGGGGCATTTCAGAGAATTTTAAGCGGGCTTCTGGACAGGTGGATGCACATGGAGGAAGGCGAGTATCCACTGGAAAGCTGGCACGAATTCAGGGAAAGAGTCCGAAGGGGTATTCTGGATCTGGATCTTCAGGGAAAAAAGAAAATTCTCATTGTCACATCCGGAGGCGTCATTGCCACCTGTATGCATCTTTTTCTTGAAATCCCTCCCAAAAAAGCCATGGACCTTTCCTGGCAATGTATGAATTCCTCCATGTCCATATGGATTGCAAAGGAAAAGGATTTCCGTCTCCACGCCTGGAACCATGCTCCCCATCTAGAAATATGCGGCAGGCAAGATTGGATCACCTACCGTTAA
- a CDS encoding flagellar brake domain-containing protein — MTAYKALSTEKMGLNITPGTIFKMKIEGIDIPIKIQASLVGMVKNEYILITHPTPFATTKPKLYAGNGIIAQYQDGSDICVFGVKIMDAIMKPIRVVVLEYPDKIIRRKIRPET; from the coding sequence ATGACAGCCTATAAAGCCCTAAGCACTGAAAAAATGGGATTAAATATTACACCGGGAACAATATTCAAAATGAAAATAGAGGGTATTGATATTCCAATCAAAATTCAGGCCAGTTTGGTGGGGATGGTAAAAAACGAGTATATTCTCATTACCCACCCAACCCCCTTTGCAACGACAAAACCCAAGCTGTATGCGGGTAACGGAATCATCGCCCAGTATCAGGATGGCAGTGATATCTGTGTTTTTGGCGTAAAGATAATGGATGCCATCATGAAGCCCATACGTGTTGTTGTCCTTGAATATCCGGATAAAATCATACGGCGGAAAATACGGCCGGAGACTTGA
- a CDS encoding electron transfer flavoprotein subunit beta/FixA family protein codes for MHIVVCVKAISDHLPDLGSFQKDDASGSVHMGDWDSAAVETALNLRESSGEGRVTVLTAGPVSWEPVLRRSLGMGADAAFRVEHKPDPVNLQKTARALHEALFVLKPDLVLCGAMGEDCMYAAIGPMLATAGNLPFLTMAMGIEINGEGFSVLCEGEGGKRLRYALPLGCLITVQTGIYSPRYPKLSLMLKADKAEIPLLDFAEKDVAFPVSAEKFTVPPPSRKVSFLEGNIEEKAGTFIHILIQRGWLQACIAKEGA; via the coding sequence ATGCATATAGTTGTATGTGTAAAGGCAATTTCTGATCATCTGCCGGATCTGGGGTCGTTTCAAAAAGACGATGCCTCTGGCTCCGTGCATATGGGTGACTGGGACAGTGCGGCTGTGGAGACGGCTCTGAATCTTCGGGAGAGTTCCGGTGAGGGAAGGGTTACGGTTTTGACTGCGGGGCCGGTTTCATGGGAGCCTGTTCTGCGGCGATCCCTTGGCATGGGTGCGGATGCTGCTTTTCGTGTGGAACACAAGCCGGACCCGGTAAATCTCCAGAAAACTGCCAGGGCATTGCATGAGGCTTTATTTGTACTGAAGCCGGATCTGGTTCTTTGCGGAGCCATGGGAGAAGATTGCATGTATGCAGCCATTGGTCCTATGCTGGCAACTGCGGGGAATCTTCCATTTCTCACCATGGCCATGGGTATAGAGATTAATGGAGAAGGTTTTTCAGTTTTATGTGAAGGCGAAGGCGGAAAGCGTTTGCGATATGCCTTGCCCCTTGGATGCCTGATTACTGTGCAGACTGGAATTTACAGTCCGAGATATCCAAAACTTTCTTTGATGCTCAAGGCGGACAAGGCAGAGATTCCACTTCTGGACTTTGCTGAAAAAGATGTGGCATTTCCTGTCTCGGCAGAAAAGTTCACAGTGCCGCCACCAAGCAGGAAAGTTTCTTTCCTTGAGGGAAATATTGAAGAAAAAGCCGGGACTTTTATTCATATACTGATTCAAAGGGGCTGGCTTCAGGCTTGTATTGCAAAGGAGGGCGCATGA
- a CDS encoding electron transfer flavoprotein subunit alpha/FixB family protein translates to MTRLDIVLGRGDIFSLGAELMGLAGLLVGEDEGKRIRFLLPFGGEAHQIRDLALLGVEVQIFQYSGEKHFSAEYGQKVLNSFWKAEKPDFILMPDAGIWRSVAPALAFQSDAAYIPALRALEKDAHGMLLGRQTWSGRRMLWMRLHKKSAVLTVSPGSFTPAEKKDIPGKTEVFQAAQVGASIPFLGEEPGAVAAGLREARIVLAAGRGVEGSSQMDLIGRFGRYLPGSILAGSRPVCDGGMLPYDRQIGETGADVAPELYVAFGISGASQHLAGMGRSGFVVAVNKEKTAPFFQHADLGIVEDLEVFLEAILKIMDTEKA, encoded by the coding sequence ATGACCCGGCTTGATATTGTTCTGGGAAGGGGAGATATCTTTTCACTAGGGGCAGAGCTTATGGGTCTGGCAGGTCTCCTTGTCGGAGAGGATGAGGGTAAAAGGATTCGTTTTCTCCTGCCCTTTGGTGGAGAAGCTCATCAGATAAGAGATCTTGCTCTCCTTGGTGTTGAAGTGCAGATTTTTCAATATTCAGGGGAAAAGCATTTTTCAGCAGAATACGGGCAAAAGGTTTTAAATTCTTTTTGGAAAGCAGAAAAACCTGATTTTATTCTGATGCCCGATGCAGGTATCTGGCGCAGTGTGGCACCTGCCCTGGCATTTCAGAGCGATGCTGCTTATATTCCGGCCCTGCGGGCCCTTGAAAAGGATGCCCATGGGATGCTCCTTGGCCGTCAGACATGGAGTGGAAGGCGTATGCTATGGATGCGGCTTCATAAAAAAAGTGCCGTTCTGACTGTCAGCCCCGGTTCCTTTACTCCCGCAGAAAAAAAAGACATTCCCGGTAAAACAGAAGTTTTTCAAGCGGCACAGGTCGGCGCATCCATACCTTTTCTGGGAGAGGAGCCTGGAGCTGTTGCTGCTGGGCTTCGGGAGGCCCGCATTGTACTGGCTGCGGGCAGAGGTGTTGAAGGCTCTTCTCAGATGGATCTGATAGGGAGATTTGGCAGATATCTTCCCGGAAGTATCCTTGCCGGAAGCCGTCCTGTCTGTGATGGAGGGATGCTGCCCTATGACCGTCAGATTGGTGAAACCGGGGCTGATGTGGCACCTGAGCTTTATGTGGCCTTTGGTATTTCCGGTGCTTCCCAGCACCTTGCGGGGATGGGCCGGTCTGGTTTTGTGGTTGCTGTGAACAAAGAAAAGACAGCCCCTTTTTTTCAGCATGCGGATCTGGGAATTGTGGAAGATCTGGAGGTTTTTCTTGAGGCAATTTTAAAAATCATGGATACAGAAAAAGCCTAA
- a CDS encoding protein phosphatase CheZ, whose protein sequence is MEEEILSRLAERLNMDVSRTIRETLEKSVAIEVQKALSQAINDGEFYQGISTDIKEGLEDLVREMRKLRRETGETSEEEAPGEAFNQTAMQLEDIHARTENATFSIMDIVEKQMEILEKQRSICMEGKISGEELASFMDTLQDNFFEILTALSFQDLIGQKMNKVIIFIRKVEEIINRLYLSHNLMLQNKEANPDKNTKEIREEVLNKISQENIDALLSEYGID, encoded by the coding sequence ATGGAAGAAGAAATTCTATCGAGGCTGGCTGAACGGCTTAACATGGATGTTTCCAGAACCATCAGGGAAACCTTAGAAAAATCCGTTGCCATTGAAGTGCAGAAGGCCCTTTCCCAAGCCATCAATGATGGTGAATTCTATCAGGGGATTTCCACGGATATCAAGGAAGGCCTTGAAGATCTGGTGAGGGAAATGCGTAAATTGCGCAGAGAAACTGGAGAAACCTCGGAGGAAGAGGCTCCGGGCGAAGCCTTCAACCAGACGGCCATGCAGCTGGAAGATATCCATGCCCGCACCGAAAATGCCACTTTTTCCATCATGGATATTGTGGAAAAGCAAATGGAAATCCTTGAGAAACAACGCAGCATCTGCATGGAAGGTAAAATCTCAGGGGAAGAGCTGGCATCCTTCATGGATACACTTCAGGATAATTTTTTTGAAATCCTAACGGCTTTAAGTTTTCAGGATCTCATCGGCCAGAAAATGAACAAGGTGATTATCTTCATCAGAAAAGTTGAAGAAATCATCAATCGTCTTTACCTTTCCCACAACCTGATGCTTCAGAACAAAGAAGCCAACCCGGACAAAAACACAAAAGAAATCCGGGAAGAGGTTCTTAACAAAATCTCCCAGGAAAACATTGATGCTCTCCTCTCCGAGTACGGGATCGACTGA
- a CDS encoding GGDEF domain-containing protein produces MDPDLLAYFHDMIPLEMCILDSGLNLIYANEALTKSTGIHDFSGRNMKSLIPEARLGTLQVLMEKSKRENREIRYRAEGLIGGEDREVILKYHHASQTFYAVLVLDSCQPRKENKDALTGLATREIFMERGGQLIHHAKRHKTCLAIIFMDLNGFKPVNDTYGHKAGDIVLKVISERLLATIRKTDTLARFGGDEFILGLSDLKAGIHASLGVRRLMKAVNEPIDIGAQMVSVSGSFGISVYPDDNNDLKTLIRYADEAMYQAKTRGLGYAFFSTPHKTSGEKESV; encoded by the coding sequence ATGGATCCTGATCTTCTTGCCTACTTCCATGATATGATACCCCTTGAAATGTGCATTCTTGATTCAGGGCTCAATCTGATCTACGCCAATGAGGCACTGACAAAAAGTACAGGCATCCATGATTTTTCCGGAAGAAACATGAAAAGCCTGATTCCGGAGGCCCGGCTGGGCACCCTTCAGGTTCTTATGGAAAAATCGAAAAGGGAAAACAGGGAAATCCGATACAGGGCCGAAGGCCTGATCGGAGGAGAAGACAGGGAGGTTATTTTAAAATATCACCACGCAAGCCAGACTTTTTATGCTGTCCTTGTCTTAGATTCCTGCCAGCCCAGAAAAGAAAACAAGGATGCCCTGACCGGTCTTGCCACCCGGGAAATATTCATGGAAAGGGGAGGCCAACTCATTCACCATGCAAAACGTCATAAGACATGCCTGGCAATTATTTTCATGGATCTAAACGGCTTTAAACCAGTCAACGACACCTATGGCCACAAGGCCGGAGACATAGTTTTGAAGGTTATCTCCGAACGCCTGCTGGCCACCATCCGAAAAACCGACACACTGGCACGTTTCGGCGGGGATGAGTTCATCCTTGGGCTGTCGGATCTCAAGGCAGGTATCCATGCATCCCTTGGCGTAAGAAGGCTGATGAAGGCCGTTAATGAGCCCATTGATATAGGAGCTCAGATGGTTTCTGTTTCCGGAAGTTTCGGTATTTCTGTTTATCCGGATGATAACAATGATCTCAAAACCCTGATACGCTATGCGGATGAAGCCATGTATCAGGCTAAAACCAGAGGGCTTGGATATGCTTTCTTTTCCACCCCCCACAAAACCTCCGGTGAAAAAGAATCCGTATGA